In the genome of Stegostoma tigrinum isolate sSteTig4 chromosome 31, sSteTig4.hap1, whole genome shotgun sequence, the window ctgctgtgttcatccagctctgcaccttgttatctcagattctccagcatcttcagttcctgctatctctgaaatggATTTGGAAATACCATGTTTTGTTACCTGTGCTGGTTTTAAGCGATAATCCTCTTCCTGATTCCAATGTAGTGAATCGTGCTGTAAAATTCATGTCTGGTGAAGTGATGTATAAACAAAGTATATGGTTGTATGCGCCACCTGGTATTGGGTACAAAGAACAGCCTCTTCGGTAAGATACTGGCTTTCCAGCAAAAGATACTTTAGAGGGAAGGAGAGTAGGGAGAACTTTGAGAGCTCTTATGTTTAAGTGGCAGaatttcacagaattgttatggtgcagagtGAGCCCATTCAACCCGCACTGGTTCTATTACCTTGTCCTGTCTGGTTTGATTTCCCCAGAATTTCCTGACAAATGCAAGTATTAACGATGCCAACTCACACTGTTGGCACTTGACCCATATTTTGCACTGAATAGCTCTGTATACACAAGAGAGTTGGCTTATGTGGAGACATTGAGTAGAAAGGGTTTAtattgtctggagtttagaataagAGGGTGCTGTCATACAGATATTTAGCATACTTTGAATTAATCCCTTCAAGCCCTCTGAGGGGATGTTTCTCCTGCCTGGAAAAACaagaatctgaaacgagggattaggAGGGCGAAGAGTGGACATGAAATATTGCTGGCAaccatggttaaggaaaatcccaaagccttttattcatatataaagagcaagagggtaactagagaaaggattggcccatttaaggacaaagaaggaaagttatgcgcagagtcagagaaaatgggtgacattcttaacaagtactttgcagcggtattcaccaaggagagggacatgacagatgttgaggttagggatagatgtttgcttactctaggtcaagttgataTAAGGAAGGAGGGAGTGTTGGGTATCcgaaaagacattaaggtggacaagtcccctggtccggatgggatctatcccaggttattgagggaagcgagagaggaaatagccagggccttagcagatatctttgcagcatccttagacacgggtgaagtcccggaggactggagacttgccaatgttgtccccttgtttaagaagggaaacaaggataatccaggtaattatcgaccggtgagcttGACGTCAGTGGTTAaaaagctactggagaagatactgagggatgggatctattcccatttggaagaaaatgggcttatcagtgataggcaacatggttttgtgcagggaaggtcatgtcttactaacttaatagaattctttgaggacgtgacaaagttgagtgatgagggaaaggctgtagacatcatatacgtggacttcagtaaggtgtttaataaggttccccatggcaggctgatggagaaagtgaagtcacatggggtccagggtgtgcaagctagatggattaaaaaactggctaggcaacaggagtcagagagtagtagtagaagggagtttctcaaattggagacctgtgactagtggtgttccacagggatctgtgctgggaccactgttgtttgtgatatacgtaaatgatttggaggaaggtgtaggtggtctgatcagcaagtttgcagatgacactacgattggtggaggagcagatagtgaaggggactatcagagattgcagcagaatatagatagactggagagttgggcagataaatggcagatggagttcaatccggtcaaatgcgaggcgatgcattttggaagatcaaattcaagggcgaactatacagtaaatggaaaagtcctagggaaaattgatgaacagagagatctgggtgttcgggtccattgttccctgaaggtggcaacgcaggtcaatagggtggtcaagaaggcatacggtatgctttccttcattggacagggtattgagtacaagagttggcaggtcatgttacagttgtataagactttggtttggccacattttagagtactgtgtacagttctggtcaccacattaccaagaggatgtggacgctttggagagggtgcagaggaggttcaccaggatgttgcctggtatggagggtgctagctacgaagagaggttgagtagattaggattattttcattagaaagaccgGAGATTgatgggggggacctgattgaggtctacaaaatcgtgaggggtatagacagggtggatagcaagaagctttttcccagagtgggggactcaattactaggggtcatgagttcaaagtgagaggaggaaagtttaagggagatatgcgtggaaagttctttacacaggctggtgggtgcctggaatgcgttgccagcggaggtggtagatgcagacatggtagcgtcttttaagatatatctggacaggtacatggatgggcagggaggaaaGGGACACCGACCCTTAGAAAATacatgacaggttagacagaggaactcgatcggcacaggcttggagagccgaagggcctgttcctgtgctgtaattttctttgtttgttctttgagaACTGGGCCTCATGTCAGGATGAGATATTAACAATTTAAGACACCGAAGGAGGAGCactgttgtgaatctttggaattcttctgCAAATCATCCTGGATACTCAATCTTTGATAAGCATATTCCAGAGTGAGACTGACACTTTCTTGGGTAGTGATCGAACTGTGGGATTGGATAGatttggaaaatggaattcaggTAGAACATTGTGTTCAAGGGCATTTTGGTGACGGAACCAGCTATACGAGtggatattttatttttaatgagaATTGCAATTTTGGAATACGCGTGGGAGCTGTTCAGAAATCCGCCAACAGCCTATCAGCTAACATGCTGTTTTTGTCAAAAAGAGTTTACATAAAATCTGGTTTGCTCCATTTCCAACACTATATGCTTCTGCATTTCAGCATAATCTGCCAGATGTCACAAAAGTTAGTGAATGCCTCAGTGCAAGTTAAATACTGTCTCCCTTTATGGGTTGAAGTAGTCCACTACGGCTAATGCACATTTCCGTTTTATCTTATAGATCACAGCGACTCAAATTCAGGTTGAATCTGTATGAATTAAAAGAAGGCAGACAGATCAAACCAAAAACATTTATGAGCATGGTCTCAAATCTCCTCTATGAGCGACGGTAGGTTAAATATTCCAAATTCTTGTCAAGTGGTCGATGCTGTACACCGTAGTATTGTATGATTCTCAAATTTAAGTTTGCATTACtaactcacacacaaacatatgttCCATAAACATTTATCAACCTgtcaggggaggtgatagcctagtggtatcaatggtagactgttaatctagagacccaggttcaaatcctgccatagcatggtggaatttgaaatgatAATAATAAGACCATCAAACCattatcgattgtcaggaaaaaatcatctggttcactaatgttctttagggaaggaaaatctaccatccttacctgacctggcctacatgtgaccccagaccagcaatgtggttgattttaactttcctctggcaataaatgctggcctagccagtgacacccatatcccatgaatgaatagaaaaaagggcctaCAGTTTTTACGCTCTAAGCCGCTTATGTAAACTGTACAGAGTCCTTATTGATTTTTGAGAAATCTTCAAAATCCAGTAACAGATAAGAACCTATTGTGGCCTGTAAATGGTGCAATTTACCAGCATGGTCCTGCTGAGGGTGCAGTCGAgctatattgctgtggatctgccaTTGGGCACTGCAATAGTCGACTGAACCAGGACATTAAAACTGTAAATTAGTGTTCTGTGTTGTACGCTGGCCCTCAGTTGCCTTACTCAATTTGATGAGGGCTGGATCTCAAGTGTCTCTCTTATAAGAAATAATTTTTTTGTGATGTGGATTTGTTTTCTTATTACTTTCATCCTTCACAGATTTGGCCCTTACTATGTTGAACCAGTGATTGCAGGTCTTAATCCAAAAACCTACCAGCCATTTATTTGTTCGCTTGACTTAATTGGCTGCCCAATGGAGACCGAAGACTTTGTGGTCAGTGGAACATGCTCAGAACAAATGTACGGGATGTGTGAATCCCTTTGGGAACCAGACATGGTAAGTACTGCTTTCGCACTTTGACCTGTTAATTACCTGGGGTGAATGCAAAGAATGCTAGTTGTATTTTTTGTGTGAATATACTTTCTATTTTCTTTGATCCCAACATGACTTGTGCCTGGTGACgttatcatttttttttgtgaagagtATGGATCCGATTTTAAAATAACAATGGCATTGTATGATTTTTCAATTGCAGCCATGTGGTTGCCTCTGTGTTTTGTCATTTATTGTGATGTTTCAGGACATTAATGCAACATTAAATCCAGGATTTAATGGCACACCTTCCAACAAAAAGGGTGTCTTTAACTTAGCACCAAAATGACAGTCAAAGGGCTGAGCTGGCACAGAATTTCTCTTGCAGTAAGATTCTTTTAAAGCTGATGTGGTACATGCTGATACTACTTTGTTCCCTAGACCAATGCTGTCTGCTGTTGAAGGCAGTGATTTACACTAAAAACTTGCACTGAAACTGTTACCTTTCCAGTACTTCATCCAACTTGCCACTTTTCTTGTGAAGCTATATATTGTTGAGAAAACATTCATTTGACCTGAGCTTGAACCAACTCCGTACAAGTTTTACACATCTGTAAGGCCACTAGGTTAAAAACCAAATTTGAAACCTTAGTTGATTTCTCGATGCCCCATACACGCAAACCCAAGACAGAAACATTGAGGCAAGAGTACTGTTTCTAATCGTCTGCACTTCAGCTAAATCGACACAGATCTGGCATTGAGCTTGAACTTTTTGTTAATGGTGTGGCTCAGTGACACATCCAATGGGGTCCATTACCAACTGAACCAGTAGATAGATATGGAGTTTTTATATCGATCACAAGAATAAATAATTCACTATTTTATTAAAAGGGGTCTGCCATGCATAGAGTTTCACTATACTGCTGAGAAATCTTGGATGGCTTGGGCTGTTCAACAGGTCCCAAATGCTGTTTCAGTGCACAAATTTCTATTACTCTGGACTTCTATTCTGGGTAACATGAAGCTTCAAAGGGCATGAGTTGGCCTTCGGAGGGGCACTTTATTGCACAATTGGGTGCTCACCCTGAACCTTCAAAGCAAATCAAATAGACctattcagggaaaaaaaaacttgtaacgGTACAACAATTGTGTCCAAGCTAACGTACCAAATGAATGTTTCTATTTCAGGAACCAGAAGATCTGTTTGAAACCATTTCTCAGGCTATGCTGAATGCTGTGGATAGAGATGCTGTATCTGGTATGGGTGTCATCGTGCACATCATGTAAGTTTGGAACGCTCTTGTGCAGTTAGTTTCAGTTTGACTGAAAGTTAAGCTTCAGTTTAACAATCATAATATAAGCAGCTTAATAATGGCAGAAGGAAGTTTCCATATGtgtttaacattgtgctgtcaaAAGTATTTACACTGCTGGGTTGCTGAACGGTGCTGCATGAACAAAATCAATCCATTGGATTTGCTGGCTGATGCAGTCCATGGTCAGGAAGGTTATGATATATATCCATGTATGTGACTTAACCAAGTGTAAGTTTGAGTTAGAGCCCCAGTGAGATAGTGAGTCCAACAATCCCTTCTGCAGGAGTTGAGAGGATAGGGGTAGTCTGAATTAATTTTGTGACGATGAAGAATGTGTTAACAGGAGAGCTCCCAAGATGCTACATACTAGCCACTTGCCAGTAAACCCAATAACTTGGCCAGTACGGAAAGCCTGTGGAAGAAAATAGAAGCCTTTGTAATATGAATGCTAAAATTTCAACATACAGATATAAGATggatgattctattgaatggcagaccagttgAGAGGCAAAACTCACTCCTGTTCCCGcttatggtcttattgaaacTGCCAGGTCAAAAGGAACACGTTAAAAATAACATTCAGAAAAATAACTAGTATTTTGTTGTTTTGATCAGAGTTGAAAAGCTACAGCAAGCTCTAAAGGGCAAAGTGGAGGACACTACGTAGAAGGGCCAGGCCAGATATTGTTGACTGATGGATATATTGGAGTGGTTGAAGAAGAGTTACAGTAGTTATGTGAGGATTACACAGAACAGAAGAGTATGTGTTGCAGGAGCAGATACAAACTGTAACAAATTTATTACATGTACGGTACATAGTTTATTGCATGAGGTTCACTAAACTGACTCCGATGAGAACTCTCCTGGGAGAGAAGATTGAGTAGAGTTAGACCTGTATTCTGTTGAGATTAGGAAACAGACAATCTTATCAAAACATAACCTTCTTGATAGTGCCAAGAGGATGTTTCTCTTGCATGGGGACTCTTAGCATTAAGGATCAAAGTATCAGAATAAGGTGTTGATCATTCAGaattgagatgagaaggaatttcttcatccagagggtgaaGTTTTCCTGGTCTTGCAGTGGTTGGTATAGAGATGTTGGGGTGGTCCAGAATTACTGGAATTGGGGAGCTACATCATGATGATTCCTGACAATGTCCCTGCTGCTAGAAAAGCTTTAAGAGTGGACAACTATCTGCTGTGTTGACATGTTCCCCACATTTACAGGTGGGGAACCCTTTATTTGCATATCTGAAAATCATAGAGACCTAAAAATTAAAAGGTCTTTTGAAAGAAGGCCTGAACTCTTGTTGTAGATACGCATCTGAAAACCAGTTGGCCCCAATATTTATGGATAAAGGATTCCTGACTTGTAAAACAGTTAAGGCCCCAATTGGGACATTTTTCAGCAAATGCTAGGGAAGCATCCACTTGCCATGTGTGGTAGCTAGCTCAACAGAGCAGGCTATAGGACTGTCAGAGCTAGATTCCAGGAAAAGTTATGTGCACAACCTGAGAGATTGCTCCACTTTTCATTCCAATGGCCTACTGGTTTCATCCCTTAGAAATTTTGATCGGACCTGATCCATACCTCTGAGGGTATGGCTATGTTCTGGCAGCCACATCATGGACCCCAAGAACATAAATGTCCATGGCAATGCTTTTACCAAGCAGAGGCCACTTGCCAGTCAGCGTTCTTCTCTCCTAactcaacatggttttgtcatgAACCGGTATTCTTGTGTATTGTACTCCCAAGTATGTGACAAAGCTCTGATAAAATAGCGTTTCGTCAACAATACCAAAGTAAATAGTTCAGGAACAGTCAACCTGTTTAAGTGAGGGAGGAAAGACAGGAAATTAGAGggtggttagcctgaccttggtcgttggtaagattttagaatccattattcttgatgagattgcagagtacttggaagtgcatggtaaaatagggctgaggcATCATGGTTTtggtaaggggaggtcatgcctgacaagtctggaattctttgaggaggttatgagcaagttggacaaaggagagccagtggctGTAATCTATTTGTATTtccaggaggctgctaaataagataagagctcaCACTGTTAGGTGCAAGttgctggcatggatagaggattggctgacttgcagaaggcagagaatagagATAAGGGGTCTCTTTCAAGAGTTCTGCAGGTGTCAGTGGTGCTCACATTATACATGCATGATCTGGAAGGAACTGAGGCAGATAGCACAAaagtaggtggagggacaggtagcagTGAGGCTACAGAAAGACTTGAACAGGCTAGGAGACTGAcaaagaaggggcagatggagtacaatgtaggaaagtgagAGGCCAGGCACTTTGGTTGTCAGAATGCAGGAGTAGacttttctaaatggggaaaggtttcagaaatctgaagcacaaaaggacatgggaatcctagttcaggatgcTCCTAAAGTTAatttggcaattaggaaggcaaatagtgtCAGCATTCAAGAGGGTTATACTTATAAGAGCAGGAATGTATTACTGAGGGTCTGgaatatttagaatattgtgagctaTTTGGACTGaatgtctaaggaaggatatgccgGTGTTGAAGGGGCCTATTGGAGGATAACAAGGATGATCGCCTTGTCATATGTGGAACGGTTGAGGATTGTGGGTCTATACTGGATTGAGTTTAGGAAGATGACATGGGGCCTGATCAAAAATTACACAATACCGACAGCcttggatagaatggatgtggagaaagTGTTGTCAGtagtaggacagactaggagctgagggcacagcctcagagaagGGATgatactttagaactgagatgaggaagaatttcattAGCCAGAgcgtaatgaatctgtggaactcaccgCTGCAGAGGGcggtggaggccaagtcagtgtatttaagacacaGGCTCTTCATAATTAGGGATcagaggttacagggagaaggcaggaaagtggggtcaAAAACCACTTCGGACATGATTGGATGGTAGAGCAGAGTCAATGGtttatggtctaattctgctcttattgTACAGTCCCTATTCAGTTCAATTGTTCAGGAGCATTTCATTCAGTTGACAGCGAGCAAATAGCGaattatatagcacagaaacagaccttcggtccaacttgtccaggctgaccagatatcctactgatctagccccatttgccaacatttggttcacatctgtctaaacccttcctattcaagtacccatgcagatgccttttaaatgttgtagttgtacccaccacctctggcagctcattccttttTCCCCCTCACCCTAAACCCACGCCTTCTGATTtaggactcccttaccctgggacgATAACGTTAGCTATTCACCTTAGCcgtgtctctcatgattttatagatctctaaagggtcacccctcaccctctccctgtatctcgagccgaagggcctgtactatgctgtactgttctatgttcaatcctggtaacatcattgtaaatcttttctgaaccctttcaagtttgataACATCTATCCTATAGCGTCATTTTCTTTGACCTGTCCCAGTTTCAGATTGAATTTGATGTAATCTGGCAAACTGCTTCAGCAGCAACCGGTCATCCTCCTTCAGACAAGGGTGTACATAAAACATTGTTTCCATCAGCATGATACAGAAGTAGGCTATATAGCCCATTGTGCCTGTCCCCACTCTCTGAACAGCTCTACAAGTGGTGTTGAACACTAAGTTTAACTACAGTATCTCCACATCCCTTTCCAAATATGCTCAGTTCTCTGCTGAATGTTAAAAATGAATTTCTACCATTCCTTTTGTATGCCAGATCATGACAACTAATTGACTGTCTCCAACATAATCCCACTGGATCCTTTCCCACCTAGATTATCCTCTAGCTGCCAGCCATCCACCTTGtcatattttattattttgtctttgttttcttttgttgcaGTGAAAAAGACAAGATTACCACCAGAACATTAAAAGCTCGTATGGATTAAAAGCAAAACTTCTGTAACCAACTTTGCAATACAATGTTTTTGTTGAATTGTAGTTTCTCTTCTGACACACCTGAAATAGCAGGAGATCGTCAGCCAATCTAAGAATTTTAATGGAGTAACTTTTCATATTCTGTTCAGCAGTCATTGAGTATTCTGTTTATATGATGTGTGTAAttccaaaataaactagttacaTAACATGGAACATCTTAAGTACAGATTTGTTTAATATGCCTCTTACCTACTGAGTGTGATATGCCATAAAAGTATGTTGATTTTTATCTTTACAAAGCAATCTTTCTTTGGGGTCAGGGAAAAAAATTCAAGACAAGCCGCCACCCACAATTTTAGTGGGTCCATAATAACCCATTGCTGTTTGGATACATGAATATATAACTTATAATCTCAGAACCTTCCAAAAAGTA includes:
- the psmb3 gene encoding proteasome subunit beta type-3, producing MSHMSYNGGAVMAMRGKDCVAIAADRRFGIQAQLVTTDFQKIFPMGERLFIGLAGLGTDVQTVSQRLKFRLNLYELKEGRQIKPKTFMSMVSNLLYERRFGPYYVEPVIAGLNPKTYQPFICSLDLIGCPMETEDFVVSGTCSEQMYGMCESLWEPDMEPEDLFETISQAMLNAVDRDAVSGMGVIVHIIEKDKITTRTLKARMD